The following is a genomic window from Roseitalea porphyridii.
CAAGCCCGCACCGCAGCGCAAGGGACGCCGGCGCAAGCCGCGCGGTACGGTCGTTGGCCCCGCCCGGAACGAGGCCGGCCTGCCGGCCGACACCGATGCCGGGCCCGCCGAGCGCGCGCCCGCGCCTTCGGCGCCGCCGCAGGCCCCCGCCCTCGCCAACCGGACGCGGCCATCCCAGGCCTATGCTGCGCTCGATCTGGGCACCAACAATTGCCGGCTCCTCGTCGCCGTGCCGGCCAGGCCCGGCGCGTTCCGCGTGGTCGATGCGTTCTCGCGGATCGTGCGCCTTGGCGAGGGGCTCGGCGCGAGCGGGCGCCTGTCCGATGCGGCCATGGACCGCGCGGTCGAGGCGCTGGCGGTGTGCCGCGACAAGCTGATCGCCCGGCCGGTCGAACGCACCCGGCTGATCGCCACCGAGGCCTGCCGGTCGGCCGACAACGGCGCGGCCTTCCTCGAGCGCGTCTATCGCGAGACCGGGCTCAAGCTGGAAGTCGTCGACCGGGAAACCGAGGCGCGCCTCGCCGTCGCGGGCTGCGGCTCGCTGGTCGACCGGACGGCGCGCTCGACGGTGCTGTTCGATATCGGCGGCGGATCGTCCGAGATCGCGGTGATCGATCTGGACCGGGGCGGCGGCCGCAACCTGTCCGACAACATCGTCGGCTGGACCTCGCTGCCGATCGGCGTCGTCACGCTCGCCGAGCGGTTCGGCGGCACCCATGTCGATCCGGAGAGCTTTGCCGCGATGGTCGCCCACGCCGAGGACCTGCTGGCCGATTTCGCCGCGCGCCATCGCCGGTCCGGCGGCGGCCGCGACGATGCGTTCCACCTGATCGGCACGTCGGGCACGGTGACGACGCTCGCCGGCATTCATCTGGGCCTGAAGCGCTACGACCGGCGGCGCGTCGACGGGCTGTGGATGGCCGACCACGAGGTCGACCGGATCAACGACCAGCTCCTGTCCTGGTCGTTCGACGAGCGGGTGGCCAACCCGTGCATCGGCCGCGACCGGGCCGATCTGGTGCTGGCGGGCTGCGCGATCCTGCAGGCGATCCGCAACGTCTGGCCGGCGCGGCGGCTGCGCGTCGCCGATCGCGGCCTGCGCGAGGGCCTTCTGACCGAGATGATGGCCGCCGACGGGGTCTGGCGCCGCAGCCGCTACCGGCGCGGCCGGGCGCGCGGCCAGTCCGCCCCCAAATCCGGAGGGCGCTAGGATGGCGCGCAAGCCGGCCCGGCCCGGCGGCCGGTCGATCAACCAGCATGTGCGGCGCAAGCAGAAGCTCAAGCCGTCCTCGCGCCGCTGGATCGAGCGGCAGCTCAACGATCCGTACGTGCAGCGCGCCAAGCGCGAGGGCATGCGCTCGCGCGCGGCCTACAAACTCAGCGAAATCGACGACAAGCACGCCATCCTGACCCGTGGCGCGCGCGTGATCGATCTGGGCGCGGCGCCCGGCGGCTGGTGCCAGGTGGCGGTGGAGCGGACCGGCTCGACGCCCGAAGAGCCGCTGGTGGCGGCGATCGACTATCTGGGCATGGACCCGGTCCCGGGCGTCACCGTGCTGGAGATGGATTTTCTGGACGACGACGCGCCGGGCCGGCTGATCGAGGCGCTCGGCGGCGCGCCGGACGTGGTTCTGTCCGACATGGCCGCGCCGACCGTCGGCCACCGCCAGACCGACCACATGCGCACCATGCATCTGGTCGAGGTGGCCGCCGAGTTCGCCATCGAGGTACTGGAGCCGGGCGGCCATTTCCTCGCCAAGACCTTCCAGGGCGGCACCGAAAAGGCGCTGCTCGACCGGCTCAAGAACCATTTCGCCAAGGTCATCCACGTCAAGCCCGACGCCAGCCGCGCCGAGTCCGTGGAGCTCTATTTGTTGGCCAAGGGCTTCAAGGGCAGGGGGTGAGGCCCGGCGTCTGCTGCCGGTGCTGCGGACGGAGTGGCCATTGGTCGGGCGTCCGTAACGGGCGGGAAGCTGTCATTCGCTGCGCTGGCGAGACCATCTATGAGATACTGGCCAAAGCGGCCATTCGCTGCGACGAGTGCTGATGACGGCTCTGCGGAAGCGGACCTCCAACGAACATCAGCTCGTAGTGAGTACACAAGCGGTCGTTCTCGCGGGTTACAGAATCGTATGAATTCAGTCTAAGACGCTTGTTCCTGAGAGATGTTGTAGGGTTTCTTATGCCGTCGCGGTTGTCCCACGTCACCGATCGTGTTCCAAGGTATTCTTATTCATTCTGAAGCTTAGAGGTGTCTTCATGTCTGTATCCACGTTGCTCGATGGCATCGAGAAGGGGCGCATCGTGCTTCCAGCAATCCAGAGGGACTTCGTATGGAATGAGGACAGGATCGAAAAGCTCTTTGATTCCCTGTTTCGGGGCTACCCTATCGGTGTTGTGCTGCTATGGGATACGACGGAAGCGATCCAGTACCGGACCTTCGTGGCGGATCATCGCCGCGGAGCAAAAGTGGCCTACAAGGTCCACGACGGGGATACGGTGCAGTTGGTTCTCGATGGGCAACAACGCCTGACCTCACTCTACATCGCACTGCGCGGCTCTCTCGACGGACGAAAGCTGCACTTCGATGTTCTTAGCGGGCGCAGTTCGGACGACGCGAGCGAGGAGAAGTATTCGTTCCGGTTCATGACGCCAGACGAGGCGAAGGCGCGGAATGCCGAAGCTCTCGAAGATGATGACGAGGAGGCGGCGCCATCGCATTACGTTGCATTGACAGACTTTTCCGGGCCATCCGCTCCCGGCAGCAAGCTACGCCGTAAGCTGACAAAGGATTTTGATCTCAGTGAAGAGGACGAAGACCGAGTTGGTGACAACCTGCAGAGGCCTGTGAACGTGATGACCGAAAGTGGTGGATTGCTCCAAGAGCAGGTGATCGACAGCGGACTTCCTCAATCGACACCACCCCGCAAGACCGTGTTCGACATCCTCGAGATCTTCATGCGGATCAACACGCAGGGCATTAACCTGACAAGGTCGGACCTTATCTTGTCGATGTTACGCCTCCACTGGCCGGACGCGACCGAAGCACTGCCGGAGTTTATCAATGATGTGAATTCGAAGAGCAGCATTCAGATCGACTCGGACTTTGTGATCCGCTGCATCTTCTCTGTGGCGGACTTGGGCACGCGGCTCGATATCGCCCTGCTGCGTAAGGCGAAGAACGTTGAGAAGGTAAAGGCGGCTTATGACAAGACTACGGCCGCAATAGGCTCAGCCATCGACTTTACCCAGGAAGAGTGTCGGATTGGGTCAGTGAAGTTACTCAATGGTCTGAATACTTTGGTGCCCGTAGTTCACTACCTCGCTGCAAAAGAGAAGCCGATCGTCGCGAACGCCGATAAGATGGACCTGCGCCGCACAATTTACTTGATCGCGTTCTCCGGGGTGCTGACAAAACACTCGGACAGCCGCCCTGGCGGCCTTATTCGCGACGCTCTCGGGGGCAACCCCGCGCATTTCCCCTATGACCGTGTAGCGCGCTACGTGAAGGCAAAGACTCGTATTGAGGGAGCAGACAACCAACTGTTTGGAAACCACGTTCCTCTGGCGCTGGCCTTGGTGCAGGGCAAAACGGACGGAAAGACACTCTACGCGCGCAACGTCGCGGAGACAGATCACATATTTCCACGCTCGAGGCACGGCGATGACCCGCTGATCGACGACATCGGGAACCTTTGGTTCCTGCCTCAGCATGTGAATCGCAGCAAGACGGATTCTAAGCCCGCCATCTACTTGGCTGATGTGGATGATGAGACGCTAGAGTCTGCGCTAATCGACCGCGAAGACCTGAGGAAGAGCTTAACGGCCTTCGTTAGGGCGCGCCGAAAAAAGATGATCACAGCGCTGCAGGAGCGAACCGGAATCTCGTCTCTATAACCGATAGCACACCGGGCATTGATCGGACGCGGCCAAAACCCTTTGCCACAACCTATGCGCAGAAGGACGTTCGGGCCTGACCCACTTCCCATGCAGCCGCAACGCCAGAAGGTTATCTCGGACAGAACCCCAAGCTACAAACCGACGTCGTCCTGGCACTTTTCCGGTTGGTAGCGGGAGCGGCCGTTCGCTGCAGCGAGTCGAACTTGCAACGAGGGCTCGGAGCAACCCCGCTGAACTGGCGTTTAATGTCCGCTAAGGGCCGCAACCTGACGGCCACCACCGCCTCACACCACCATCTGAAACAGCACGCCCGAGACGATCGCGCCGGTGACGCCGAGCGCCAGATAGGTCGCGAACACCGGCGCGCGCACCAGCGACCAGACCGCGGCCATGGCGGGGATCGAACTGACCGCGCCGGCGATCAGGAACGCCATCGCCGCGCCGTCGCTCATGCCCTGTTCGGTCAGGCCCGCCAGCAACGGGGGTGCGACATAGGAATTGAGGTAGGCGGGCATGCCGACCAGCGCCGAGACGACGATCGGGCCGAGCCCCTCGCCGCCGACGAGGCCGGCGATCAGCGAGGCGGGGACGTAGGTCACCAGCAGCGCTTCGAGCACGTAGGCCAGCGCCAGCCACTGGGCGAGGAAGGCGGCGTTGGCGCGCAGTTCGGCGCTGAAAATGTCGGTGCGATGCCCTTCGGCCCAGAACCGCCAGACGGGACGGCCATCGAACGGCGAGGGACCGCAGCCGCAGCCCTTGCGCACGGTTCCGCGCGAGACCGACGTGAACAGACCGCCCGCCGTCAGCGCCTTGACGATGAACCCGCCCGCCAGCCCGAGGCCGACCGCGGCGACCGCCTTGCCGATCGCGAACGGCCAGCCAAGCGCGGCTGCGGTGATCAGCAGCGTCGGCGGGTCGATCAGCGGCGAGGCGAGCCAGAACGCCATGATCGCCGACAGCGGCGCGCCCACCGCCAGCAGCCCGGCGATGAACGGGATCACCTCGCACGAGCAGAACGGGGCCAGCCCGCCGAACAGCGCGGCCAGCACGATGGCGCGGGTCTCGCGGCCCTCGAAGGCCCGGCCGATGGCCGCTTCGGCACCGGCCGCCTTGAGCCAGGCGATCAGGATCACCGCGAACGCGATGTAGGGCAGGGTGCCCAGGAACGCGGCCGCGGCAAAGCCGACGATCGCGTCGAACCGGGAAGGGTCGAGGAACGAGATGATCAGCGGAACGGCGATGACGATCGCCCATGGCGTCGCCAGCACGGCAAGCGGATTGGTCGTGCGCTCCGGCGTTGCCTGCGCGCTTCCGGTCTCGACGGTGCTCATGCGGCGTCCTCCCGATCGGAGGCGCTGTCGGCGCAGCATTCTTCGAGCAGATAGCCGCCCAGCCGTTCGAGATGATCGAACCGGGCGCGGTTGAAGACCGAGCGGCCCCGGCGCTCCTGCTCGATCAGCTCGGCCGAAGCCAGAAAGCGCAGATGGTGGGCGAGCGTCGAGGCGGCCATGGCGGTTCGCGCCTGAATGTCGCCGACGGTCAGACCCTCCGGACCCGCCTTGACGAGCAGAAGCAGCACTTCGAGGCGCGGTTCCGAGCCGATCGCCGCGAACCCTTGGGCGGCCTGTTCGATGTCCATCACAATCTCCTATAGAACTAGATTTCTAGTTATATCGTGATGAAACCCGTGTCAATCGGTGCGATGGGCCTTTTGCGATCGTGCGGGCCGTGATACGGGCCACTGCCAACGTGACCGGGCGGCGCGGCACCTCGCGCCCCGACAGGCGGGATTTTCGCGATGGCAAAGATCATTGAAACGGCAAGCGGGCCCTATGCCCTGACCTTCGACGACGTGCTGCTGCAGCCCGC
Proteins encoded in this region:
- a CDS encoding Ppx/GppA phosphatase family protein, producing the protein MPGPDTLVSPAGPSARDEGGPRSGRGDQGLTDSDRHKPAPTGEAARPTDDRISRGEDAREPDGSRTDGAHADGASGGAGSDAGPFAKRPSKRGRRRRRRSTSADAPPTDKPAPQRKGRRRKPRGTVVGPARNEAGLPADTDAGPAERAPAPSAPPQAPALANRTRPSQAYAALDLGTNNCRLLVAVPARPGAFRVVDAFSRIVRLGEGLGASGRLSDAAMDRAVEALAVCRDKLIARPVERTRLIATEACRSADNGAAFLERVYRETGLKLEVVDRETEARLAVAGCGSLVDRTARSTVLFDIGGGSSEIAVIDLDRGGGRNLSDNIVGWTSLPIGVVTLAERFGGTHVDPESFAAMVAHAEDLLADFAARHRRSGGGRDDAFHLIGTSGTVTTLAGIHLGLKRYDRRRVDGLWMADHEVDRINDQLLSWSFDERVANPCIGRDRADLVLAGCAILQAIRNVWPARRLRVADRGLREGLLTEMMAADGVWRRSRYRRGRARGQSAPKSGGR
- a CDS encoding RlmE family RNA methyltransferase, giving the protein MARKPARPGGRSINQHVRRKQKLKPSSRRWIERQLNDPYVQRAKREGMRSRAAYKLSEIDDKHAILTRGARVIDLGAAPGGWCQVAVERTGSTPEEPLVAAIDYLGMDPVPGVTVLEMDFLDDDAPGRLIEALGGAPDVVLSDMAAPTVGHRQTDHMRTMHLVEVAAEFAIEVLEPGGHFLAKTFQGGTEKALLDRLKNHFAKVIHVKPDASRAESVELYLLAKGFKGRG
- a CDS encoding DUF262 domain-containing protein, with protein sequence MSVSTLLDGIEKGRIVLPAIQRDFVWNEDRIEKLFDSLFRGYPIGVVLLWDTTEAIQYRTFVADHRRGAKVAYKVHDGDTVQLVLDGQQRLTSLYIALRGSLDGRKLHFDVLSGRSSDDASEEKYSFRFMTPDEAKARNAEALEDDDEEAAPSHYVALTDFSGPSAPGSKLRRKLTKDFDLSEEDEDRVGDNLQRPVNVMTESGGLLQEQVIDSGLPQSTPPRKTVFDILEIFMRINTQGINLTRSDLILSMLRLHWPDATEALPEFINDVNSKSSIQIDSDFVIRCIFSVADLGTRLDIALLRKAKNVEKVKAAYDKTTAAIGSAIDFTQEECRIGSVKLLNGLNTLVPVVHYLAAKEKPIVANADKMDLRRTIYLIAFSGVLTKHSDSRPGGLIRDALGGNPAHFPYDRVARYVKAKTRIEGADNQLFGNHVPLALALVQGKTDGKTLYARNVAETDHIFPRSRHGDDPLIDDIGNLWFLPQHVNRSKTDSKPAIYLADVDDETLESALIDREDLRKSLTAFVRARRKKMITALQERTGISSL
- a CDS encoding permease translates to MSTVETGSAQATPERTTNPLAVLATPWAIVIAVPLIISFLDPSRFDAIVGFAAAAFLGTLPYIAFAVILIAWLKAAGAEAAIGRAFEGRETRAIVLAALFGGLAPFCSCEVIPFIAGLLAVGAPLSAIMAFWLASPLIDPPTLLITAAALGWPFAIGKAVAAVGLGLAGGFIVKALTAGGLFTSVSRGTVRKGCGCGPSPFDGRPVWRFWAEGHRTDIFSAELRANAAFLAQWLALAYVLEALLVTYVPASLIAGLVGGEGLGPIVVSALVGMPAYLNSYVAPPLLAGLTEQGMSDGAAMAFLIAGAVSSIPAMAAVWSLVRAPVFATYLALGVTGAIVSGVLFQMVV
- a CDS encoding ArsR/SmtB family transcription factor gives rise to the protein MDIEQAAQGFAAIGSEPRLEVLLLLVKAGPEGLTVGDIQARTAMAASTLAHHLRFLASAELIEQERRGRSVFNRARFDHLERLGGYLLEECCADSASDREDAA